The window CAGTCTCCACGTCGCCGGCGTCGACGACGTACAGTGCGTGTACGTCGGCGTCGAAGCGTTCGGCGAGATCGACGGCGACCCGGACGCCGCGACGGACACTCGCCGACCCGTCCGTGGCGATGACGATGGTGTCGAACATGTCCACGGGTTCTCCGTGGGAGGTGATAAAACCCGTCCGGGTCGGCGAGATGCTGGGACGGTGGGTGAGTTTTTTGTCGTCCCCCGACGGAGGTGGGGACATGTCATCGCGCCCGCTCTCTATCGACCTCGTCCTCGTGCCGGTCGACCAAAGCGAGGAGGCGACGCGTGCGGCCCGGTACGCCGTCGCAGTCGCGGCCGAATACGACGCCGCAGTCCACGCCGTTCACGTCCTCGGCGAGGACGTCGTCCGCGCTATCGAGCAGGGCGTCGTCGACCAAGACGCAGTCGCCGAAGACAGTAAGGCTGTCACCGACACGATTTCCAAGATTGCCCACGAGGCAGACGTCCCTATCACGACGTCTGTCGCGTACGGATTCTCTCCGACGAGCAAACTCCGTCATCCCGGGAGCGTCGTCCTCGACACCGCAGAAGAACTCGAAGCCGACTTCGTGGTCGTGCCGCGCGAACCCGTCTCTGGCGACCCGGGTGAAGTCCTCGCGAAGGCCGCCGAGTACGTCCTCTTGTACGCGAGTCAGCCCGTTCTGTCGGCCTGACGACCGTTCGGCGTTTCGCCGTCGAACGACCGGTTACCCGTCAGGTTCTGCGAGACGGATGGTCATCTCTAACTCGAAACTCTCGGCGTCGCTGGTCTCGAAGCCCACGTTCTGGTAGAGGTTGACCGCGGCGCGGTTCCAGCGTTCGACGGTGAGCCACACCTTCTCGACGCCCGAGACGCGTCCGTGTCCGAGGAGCGCCTTGATGAGCCGCGTCCCGATACCCGACCGCTGGTACGTCTGGTGGACGAAGATGGCGAGTTCGTACGCGTCGCCGTCGGGGACGAGCGTCGCGTGACCTGCCACGTCGTCGCCGTCCCACGCGATGACGTTCAGGCAGTCGTCGTCGAGGATGTTGTCTAGCCAGTCGCGGATGCGGTCTTCGCGCCCCGGAGGGATGCCTTGTGCCCGGTCTGAGGGGTCGAACGACTCGTACATGTCGACGAGCGACTCCAGTTCCTCGTCTGTGCCGTCGTAGGCTCGAACCTCGATGGTCCTGTCTTCTTTGTCCGTGAACGACAGTGGGGGTGCCTCGTACGGGTCTGCGACGGCGTCGGAGTACGTTCGAGTCATCGGACTAGCGTGACCGTTACGTGGGAGTTGAGGAGGACGAACTCCGCGATGCTCCCAATCTGTATCTTCCCCATCGGACTCGTTTCACCGCCGCCCAGGACGAGTTGGTCGAATCCTTCGTCCTCGGCGAGGTCGACGAGCGAACTTCCGGGGTCGCCTTCGAGGTGGCGAACCGTCGCGTCGATGCCGAGGTCGGAGAGCACCTCCGAGACCTTCGATTCGATGTCGTCGCGCGAACGCTCCACGGACGGGTTCTCGACGATAGCGATGGTCAGGTCGTCGTCGGCGTTCGCCGTTCGTTCGACCGTCTTCTCCAACGCTCGGATGGAATCGTCGCTGCCACCGATTCCGAGCAGTACCTTCATGATTCCCACTCTCGCGGGGATGATAGAAAACCCTTGCCCGGACTCGGGGGTCGAGACACCCCCTGCTCGTCGCGGAACCCTTTTCGGCCATGCTGCGGTACCCCGCGGTATGACAGACGAGTTTGGTGAGGCCGACGAGGGGTCGGACCCGGCCGAATCGGTCGAAGACGCCGAACCATCGGCGTCTCCATCGACTGACGCGGCAGGGGCGGCCGAAGAGTCAGATGCTGGCGTGGAGACGGCGGATACAGCAGAGACGGAGTCGGACGGTGATATGCACGCAGCGTCGGACGCCGATGCGAGTGACGGGGACGATGCGGCGGATGCCGACACTGACGCCGAATCGGAGGTCGACGTCCCCGAGGACGTCCAGAAGTACGCCCGCTTCAAGAAGGTCGACGGCGCGCAGTACGACCGCGTCAACGACTTCCTTCGCGAGCGAACCTACGTGACGGCGCGCGAGTGGGCCATCGCACGTCTCTGTGCCGACTTCCGCACCGAGACGGGCGTCGAGATGACGAAAATCGGTGAGAACCTCCCCGAACTCGTCCCCTTCATGACCGACACGTACTCGCCGCAGGCGGTCAATCAGGCGCGTTCCGCCTTCCGCGACAAGGTCCGCAAGTCGGGTGCGACGTTCCTCTACGGCGCGATGTCCGGGTTCTTCACGGCCGAAGAACTCGACGAGATGATGTACGAAGTCACCGAGATTGCGAAGTTCCTCCTCGAAGTCGAGGGTGTCGACCTCTCGGTCGAAGAAGAACTGGAGGCCGAAGAGCGCATCTCCAGCGTCATGCGCGAGGTTCGCGAGGCGAGTACCGAACTCCGAAGCGAAGAACTCTCGAACGACGACTAAGGAAAGAGCGGGTCTGGGTCGGACTGGACGAGTTCGACACGCTGGTCTGCTTCGACGGGCCGGACGTAGAGGCGTAATTCCCCTTGTTCGCGCGCTTTCTTCGCCATCACGTCGACCGCGTCCACGGCGTAGTAGAGCGGTGCGACGACGGCTTTTCCCGCTTCTGCGGCCTGAATCACGGAGACGGCGAACACCGTCCCGCTCTCGCGGGCGCGGTACACGTCGTACCTGTCGAACGCGGCGTCTTCGACCCACTCGGAGAGCGTCTCGAACTCACTGCCCGGAACGAGGACGTCGAACCCGACGCGGTCCGTCGCGTCCGGCAGGGTCGCCGGAGGGAGCACGGTCACGTCACCGGGGTGGAGGACGAGTGTCTCCCACCCTTCCGACTCGTACTCCTCGGCGGTCGCTTCGGCGTCTTCGACCACCGTCTCCCAGAACGACAACACTCCTTCGAGTGCGTGTGGGTCTCCCGCGTTCGGCCCGCGCGTTCGCGGCGGCGTCTGCTCGTCGGTCATGTGTGTCGTTGTCTCGGTGAGTCCGACGGGAAAAGGATTCGCTTGTCGGACTCGGCACACGACGGAATACCTATCAATTTCGCGTCCGACGAGTGGGCCAATGCGCTGGTCCCTCCGTGCGGTAGTCGGGTCGCTCCAACTCCCCGTCGCGGGACTTGGCCTCACCATCGTCGCGTTCACGTGGTGGGGTGCGTACACGCTCCCACCAGCGCCACCCGGGAGCGACGGATTCGCCCACGGACTCGCCGGGTTCTTTCTCCTCCTCTTCGGTCTGGTCGGCTTCGTTCTCTTGGTCGTCGGGTTGTTGATTCCGCCCGGCCCGGGGTACGGCATCGACTTCACGCGGAGACAACGATGGCTGTTCGCCTACGCACTCGTCGCACCACTCGTGGGCGTCGCCGCGTTTTTCGCCGCCGTCTTCGCTCCCTCGAATCCTTTGGGCATCGAAGACTACTCGTTCGCAGTGCTCTCTCTCGGCGTCGGGAGCGCACCGCTTGCTGTCCTCGTGAGTATCGGATGGAAGGCCGTCCACGTTGCTGTGGAGCGATACGGGACTCGTACGTCCCAGTAGCCCTACGCGCGAACGTTTTCGCCCGCCACGTCGCCGAACTCGTCGCCGTCCCAGACCATCTCGCCGCGGAGCATCGTCCACTCGGGGAAGACGCCGGTGAACCCTTCGAACGGAGTCCATCCGCACTTCGAGTGCAGGTCGTCGCCGCGAATCTCCCGTGCGGCGTCGAGGTCGTAGAGAGCTAAGTCGGCGTCTGCGCCCTCCTCGATGCGACCCTTCTGCGGCAGGTCGAAGATGTCCGCGGGATTCGTCGCAACCACGTCGCGGACGGTTTCGAGCGACAGGTCGCCCTCGACGGCGGCCCCGAGGAGGAGTGGGACCATCGTCTCGACGCCGGGGACGCCGCTCGGTGCGTCGAGGAGTGACTGGTCTTTCTCGGCGGTCGTGTGCGGTGCGTGGTCGGTCGCAACCACGTCGATTCGGCCGTCTGCGAGGCGTTCGAACATGGCTTCGCGGCGTTCCTCCGACCGGAGCGGCGGGTTCATCCGGCCGTAGGTCCCGAGGTCCGACAGGTCGTCCCGCGAGAGGAACAGGTGGTGCGGCGTCACTTCACAGGTCGCCCCACCGTCGCGGGCGGCGTCGACGCCCTCGGGCGTGCTGGTGTGGGCGATGTGAATCTGCGCACCCGTCTCGCCGCCGACGCGGATGGCGCGTTCGACGGCCGTCGCTTCCGCTTCAGCGCGGCGGTAGGCACTCCACGCGTCGGCCGCGGCGTCGTGGCCGGTGCCACCGAGGTCACCCTCGATGGCCGCGTCGTCGAACAGGTCGGCGTCTTCGGCGTGGACGGTTACGGGAACGCCCGCGTCGCCCGCGCGTTCGGCGGCCGACTCGAACAGGTCGGCGTCGATACCCATGTCGCCGGTCGAATCGGCGAGGAACACCTCGCCGAGGGCGAACAGCGGTCGGTCGAACAGGCTCTCAGGGTCCCAGTCGGGCGTCACGCCGCCGTTGATGCCGTAGTCGATACACGACTTCGTGGCACGCTCGGCCTTCGCGTCGAACCCCTCTCCACTCGTCGTCGTCGGGTTTGTGTTCGGTTGGTCGGCGACAGTCGTCACCCCGCCCGCGGCGGCGCTCTGCGACCCCGTCTCCCACGTCTCTTTGTGTTCGAATCCCGGTTCGCGGAAGTGGACGTGGACGTCGATTGCGCCCGGCAGAAGGAGATTCTCGTCGGCGTCGATGGTCGCTTCGTCGGTGACTGGGTCGAGGTCACCGACTGCGGTGATGCGTCCGTCTTCGACGCGGACATCCACCACGCGCCCGTCGGCCACCGTCGCGTTCGCAATTCGCATAGGTGGGGGTGCCACGCGCCGCGCCCTAAGTCCGACGGTTCGGGTGACGCGACTCGTCGACTCGGTTACGCCGCGTCGCTCGCGTCTTCGATTCGTGGCGTCGCGTCGCCGACGAACACGTCTTCGAGTGCTCGACAGACCGCGTCCGGGTCGGCAGGTCCGCCCGCGGTGTCGACGCTCCCGACCGACGCCGGGTCGAACGGTACGTCGATTGCGTCGTAGATGGGGACGAGCACCTCGGCGATTTCGTCTCTGTCGGTGACGACGACGACGCCCGAGACGAGTGCAGACGACTTCCGCACTCGCTGGGCGATGCCGCAGAGTTTCCCGCCGGCCTGCACCGAGTGGTCACCCGGACAGTACGAGTCTGGGGGTTCGCCGCGCCGAGCAGGCACGCCGAGTGTCCGAAGTGCGCGGACGACTGCTGTCGTCGCCGCCTCGTATCGTTCGTCGAGGCCGGCGCGGGCGTCGTCCAGTGGTGTCGCGTAGGCGAACGCGACGGTCGTTCCGGTGTAGGCGACTGCACGGCCACCGACGGAGCGTTCGAGTGCCGGGAACCCACGGGATTCGGCGGCGTCGACGGCCTCGTCGTATCGGTTCGCTCGCGTGTCGCGCCGGCCGAACGCAACCTGTCGGTGCGGCGTCCACGCGCGGAAGGCGGGTTCCCCCGTCTCACCAGTCTCGCGGAGCATGGCCGCCGTAATCTCCCGGTCGGACACCTTGTCGGGGCCACGACCACGGATGACGCGCATACCTGTCCGAAACACCCCGACGTACCTAAGAACATCCGTCCCGTCCCGACGACCATGCTGCGACTGCCGCGGTCGGTCCTCGCCCGCTTCGAGCGATTCTCCCTCTACAACTCGCCGTACCCTGCGCACGATAGCGGGTGCGCCATCGACCTCTACGTCGACGACGACGACGCAGTCGCTCGGTCGCCCGTCGCGGGTGTCGTCCGCGAGACGCGCACCGTCCGCGCACCCGACAAACCGTACGCCCACGACGACGAGTACCTCATCTTGCTCGACGTGGACGCCGAAGCCACTGGGTTGAGGTGGGTCGGCAACGGCAGCGACGACCCGCGTGATGGACTCGTCGCCCGCGTTCTCCACGTCGAACCCGACGTCACCGCAGGCGACACCGTCGCAGTCGGCGACCCACTCGGACGACTCGTCCGGTCTGGATTCTTCGCGCCGTGGGTCACGAACCACGTCCACCTCGGGTTTCGCCCGGCGACGGCGAACCACCACCGTGCTCGGGGGTCGCTCCCCCTCAGCGTCGATGTCTCTGTCTCACCGCTCGATTGGGACGGGCGTGGCACAGTCGTCGACGTTGGGGAGACGTTCGTCGTCCTCGACCGACCGACGCGCGAAGGACAGGTCGACTCTGACGCGTTTGTCGGCCTCGCAAGCGACGACGGCGTCGTCTTAGATGGTGGACTCGCCCACTATGGGTTCGGCGGGACACTCTCACCCGTCGCAGACGGGCACTCACTCTCGTTACTCGGCGCGGACCTCGGCCGGACGACTGGACGCGACGTTCCGTGGGCCGACTTCGACGTCTTCGCCAACGGGAAGCGGGTAACCGGTTTGTCGCTGTTCGCCTCCCGTGGTGACTTCGGGACGAAAGTCGTCTTCCCCGGCCACGAGTTCGACGTCGGCGACGATGTCGAGGTGACGATTCGACCGAGTGACGACCCGATTCGACTTGGGTGATGGGGCGGTCGGAGAGTGATTCGTGCGCGATTCCCGAGTTCTCAATCACCTGACGGCTTCCTTGGTACCCATTTGGCATTTAAATACATTTACTATGAAAGGTTCAATATCCGCAAATAATATGTGGTGATTTCCCTTACGTATCTGCGCTCGTGAGAAACAGCATGCTGCCCATCATTGAGTTGTGGGTGTCTTTCGAAATCCCACTCCCCCCGACTGATGCCTGACGACGAGACGTCCGCTGGCTACGAAGTCGAACTCGGCTTCCCCCTCGGTGATTCGTACTTGGGAACCGCGCTCGAAGACTCTGACCTCGAAATCACGTGTGTCCCGAGCGTTCCCGTCTCCGGTGACCCGGTTCCCTACTTCACCGTCTCTGGAACGGACGCCGACACCTTCGAAGACATCTTAGAGGCACACCCCAACGTCGAGTACTTCGAACTCGTCACCAGCAGGCCAGAACGGCGATTGTACCGCTGCCAGTGGCGACTGAAAGACCGTGGTCTCATCTCGACAATTCAGATGCACAACGGTATCGTTCGACGGATAGTCGGGACGAAAGATGGGTGGACTCTTTCGGTCTTCTTTCCGACCAACGACCACGCCGCACAGTTCCACAGTGCCTGCCTCGACCGGCGTCTCGAAATCGACGTCCGTCGCGTCGAACCCGCCAGTGTGGACGAGCGTCACCCCGCCACTTCCGACCTTTCGGAGAAACAACTGACGGCACTCGAACTCGCGTTCTCACAAGGGTACTTCGAGACGCCAAAAGAAGCCTCTCTCGGCGACATCGCCGACGACATCGGCATCTCTGAACAGGCGCTCTCCCAGCGAATCCGTCGGGCACTCAATCGCCTCGTCGCGTCGTCGATGGACGACACAGACCGCGAGTACTCACACGAAAAATAGGTTCACTCGCTACCGTGGCGCTCGGAAGCAGTGAACTACGTGGGGGATGTCAGTACGCCACTGTGATGGTGCCTCTGACAGCATCACGTTCTCTCATTGGTCGAATATACGTTCCTCTTGTTCAGACAAGCCATTTTTCACGAGAGATGCGACGCCCATCGTTCTTCGTCCCTCATCCCTCGTCCTTCATCACGACGACAGGCGACGAGTGGGTGGTCCGGGTGTGGCCGTGGTCACGCCTCGAAGTAGTCGAGATAGCTATCCACGAACGCGCGAACGTCTCCGTACGTCGGCGGGGTTCCGTTGCGGACGAAGTGGCCTGCGACGGCGTTTCCGACGACGAGTGCGTCCGCCCGCCCGAGGCCGAGGACGTGTCCGAGTGCGAGACCGGCGTTGAAGTGGTCGCCGGAACTCGTCGTGAGAACGGGGTCGTCCGTCTTCGGGACGCCGACGCTGACGATACCGTCGCCGTCAACGAGGTGTGCGGCGTCGATTCCGTGGCCCACGAACCGTGTGACTCCGAGGTGGTCGAACGCGGCGCGCGATTCGTTCTCGAAGTCACTCTCGTCGGCATCGCCGAGTTGTGCGAGATAGCGTGTCTCGTACCGGTTCGCAGAGACAACCACGTCCACCACGTCGTCTAGTGCGGACACTTGCGACACCCCTTCGGCGACGACGTCGGGTTCGCGCTTCCGAAGGTCACCGGGGTCTAACAAGAGCGTCTCCGGTGGGTTCGAGAGCGTCGGCCAGAGGTCTTCGCGAATGCCGCGTGCAACGTCGGGGAGTTCGGGCATCTCCGACCAGTACCCCATGCCGAGCAGTTCGGCCCCGTCGACGAGTTCGGCGAGGCGGTCCAGTCCGACGCGAGCGTCGATGTCCGCCCAGTCGAGCGTCATCAGTGCGCCAATCTCCGTGAGCATCAGTTTTCCGTCGCCGAACTCGACGGCGTCGGTGTACCCCGGTGCCCCGAGCGTTTCGAGCGGGTAGTCGCCGAACTCCTCGGCGAACGGTTCTTCTGGCGGGTCACCGAGGCACCCGACGATTGCTGGGTCGAACCCCATCTCGCCGAAGGCCCGCGCGAGGTGACTCACGTGACCACCCGTCCGGACACCGTCTTGTATCCACTCGAAGGAGAGCGAACTCTCGGCTTCGACAGACGCGTTCACACGCTCGGAGAACGCCGCTAACGTCGGGACACGCTCGTACTCCTCGGCGGACTGTCGCTCGGAGACGAACTCTCGAAC is drawn from Haloferax litoreum and contains these coding sequences:
- a CDS encoding universal stress protein, whose protein sequence is MSSRPLSIDLVLVPVDQSEEATRAARYAVAVAAEYDAAVHAVHVLGEDVVRAIEQGVVDQDAVAEDSKAVTDTISKIAHEADVPITTSVAYGFSPTSKLRHPGSVVLDTAEELEADFVVVPREPVSGDPGEVLAKAAEYVLLYASQPVLSA
- a CDS encoding GNAT family N-acetyltransferase — its product is MTRTYSDAVADPYEAPPLSFTDKEDRTIEVRAYDGTDEELESLVDMYESFDPSDRAQGIPPGREDRIRDWLDNILDDDCLNVIAWDGDDVAGHATLVPDGDAYELAIFVHQTYQRSGIGTRLIKALLGHGRVSGVEKVWLTVERWNRAAVNLYQNVGFETSDAESFELEMTIRLAEPDG
- a CDS encoding universal stress protein; the encoded protein is MKVLLGIGGSDDSIRALEKTVERTANADDDLTIAIVENPSVERSRDDIESKVSEVLSDLGIDATVRHLEGDPGSSLVDLAEDEGFDQLVLGGGETSPMGKIQIGSIAEFVLLNSHVTVTLVR
- a CDS encoding DUF5806 family protein, producing MTDEFGEADEGSDPAESVEDAEPSASPSTDAAGAAEESDAGVETADTAETESDGDMHAASDADASDGDDAADADTDAESEVDVPEDVQKYARFKKVDGAQYDRVNDFLRERTYVTAREWAIARLCADFRTETGVEMTKIGENLPELVPFMTDTYSPQAVNQARSAFRDKVRKSGATFLYGAMSGFFTAEELDEMMYEVTEIAKFLLEVEGVDLSVEEELEAEERISSVMREVREASTELRSEELSNDD
- a CDS encoding DUF7529 family protein, with product MTDEQTPPRTRGPNAGDPHALEGVLSFWETVVEDAEATAEEYESEGWETLVLHPGDVTVLPPATLPDATDRVGFDVLVPGSEFETLSEWVEDAAFDRYDVYRARESGTVFAVSVIQAAEAGKAVVAPLYYAVDAVDVMAKKAREQGELRLYVRPVEADQRVELVQSDPDPLFP
- a CDS encoding dihydroorotase, which gives rise to MRIANATVADGRVVDVRVEDGRITAVGDLDPVTDEATIDADENLLLPGAIDVHVHFREPGFEHKETWETGSQSAAAGGVTTVADQPNTNPTTTSGEGFDAKAERATKSCIDYGINGGVTPDWDPESLFDRPLFALGEVFLADSTGDMGIDADLFESAAERAGDAGVPVTVHAEDADLFDDAAIEGDLGGTGHDAAADAWSAYRRAEAEATAVERAIRVGGETGAQIHIAHTSTPEGVDAARDGGATCEVTPHHLFLSRDDLSDLGTYGRMNPPLRSEERREAMFERLADGRIDVVATDHAPHTTAEKDQSLLDAPSGVPGVETMVPLLLGAAVEGDLSLETVRDVVATNPADIFDLPQKGRIEEGADADLALYDLDAAREIRGDDLHSKCGWTPFEGFTGVFPEWTMLRGEMVWDGDEFGDVAGENVRA
- a CDS encoding lipoate--protein ligase family protein; protein product: MRVIRGRGPDKVSDREITAAMLRETGETGEPAFRAWTPHRQVAFGRRDTRANRYDEAVDAAESRGFPALERSVGGRAVAYTGTTVAFAYATPLDDARAGLDERYEAATTAVVRALRTLGVPARRGEPPDSYCPGDHSVQAGGKLCGIAQRVRKSSALVSGVVVVTDRDEIAEVLVPIYDAIDVPFDPASVGSVDTAGGPADPDAVCRALEDVFVGDATPRIEDASDAA
- a CDS encoding helix-turn-helix domain-containing protein, which translates into the protein MPDDETSAGYEVELGFPLGDSYLGTALEDSDLEITCVPSVPVSGDPVPYFTVSGTDADTFEDILEAHPNVEYFELVTSRPERRLYRCQWRLKDRGLISTIQMHNGIVRRIVGTKDGWTLSVFFPTNDHAAQFHSACLDRRLEIDVRRVEPASVDERHPATSDLSEKQLTALELAFSQGYFETPKEASLGDIADDIGISEQALSQRIRRALNRLVASSMDDTDREYSHEK